Proteins from a single region of Penaeus monodon isolate SGIC_2016 chromosome 12, NSTDA_Pmon_1, whole genome shotgun sequence:
- the LOC119579596 gene encoding protein PXR1-like — translation KKQKRENRKKETERKRKEEEKEEEEEEKKRKRKRARKKTKQKKKKKKKRRGRRGGGKNGEANSS, via the exons aagaagcagaaaagggagaacaggaagaaagaaacagagaggaagaga aaagaagaagaaaaagaagaagaagaagaagaaaaaaaaagaaaaagaaaaagagctaggaagaaaacgaagcagaagaagaagaagaagaagaaaagaagaggaagaaggggaggaggaaagaatggcGAAGCGAATAGCTCATGA